One window from the genome of Choloepus didactylus isolate mChoDid1 chromosome 2, mChoDid1.pri, whole genome shotgun sequence encodes:
- the LOC119528165 gene encoding LOW QUALITY PROTEIN: N-acetylgalactosaminyltransferase 7-like (The sequence of the model RefSeq protein was modified relative to this genomic sequence to represent the inferred CDS: inserted 2 bases in 1 codon; substituted 1 base at 1 genomic stop codon) has product MSTSQYSHYDENLLTSSVVIVFHNEGWSTLMRTVHSVIKRTPRKYLAEIVLIDDFTNKGANYYNLKEKLEDYIKLWNGLVKLFQNERREGLIQAQSIGAQKAKFGQVLIYLDAHYEVAVNWYAPLVAPISKDRTTCSVSLIGYIDGNDYSIEPQQGGDEDGFSRGAWDWSLLWKRIPLNHKEKAKRKXKTEPYRSPAMTGGLFAIERELFFDMGLYDPVLQIWGGENFEISYKIWQCGGKLLFVPCSCVGHIYCLEGWQRNPPPVYAGSSPTLKNYVRVVEVWWDECKDYFYASRPESKVLPYGDIAELKKFXDHNCRSFKWFMEEIAYDITTHYPLPPKNIAWGEIRGLETAYCIDSMGKRNGGFVELGPCHRMEGNQLFRINEANQLMQYDQCLTKGCGGSKVMITHCNLNEFKEWQYFKNLYRFTHMPSGKCLDRSEVLHQAFISNCDSNKMTQKWEMNNIHSV; this is encoded by the exons ATGAGCACTTCACAA TATTCGCATTATGATGAAAATCTGCTCACTTCCAGTGTTGTCATTGTCTTCCATAATGAAGGATGGTCAACCCTCATGAGAACAGTCCACAGTGTAATTAAAAGGACTCCAAGAAAATATTTAGCAGAAATTGTGTTAATTGATGACTTCACTAATAAAGGAGCCAACTATTACA acttaaaagaaaaactagaagaCTATATTAAGCTGTGGAATGGCCTggtgaagttatttcaaaatgaaagaagagaaggtTTAATTCAAGCACAAAGTATTGGTGCTCAGAAGGCTAAATTTGGACAGGTTTTGATATACCTTGATGCTCATTATGAGGTGGCAGTTAACTGGTATGCACCACTTGTAGCTCCCATATCTAAGGACAGAACTACATGTAGTGTGTCTCTAATAGGTTACATAGATGGGAATGATTATTCCATTGAACCACAGCAAGGTGGGGATGAAGATGGTTTTTCCAGAGGGGCCTGGGACTGGAGTTTACTATGGAAACGTATTCCTCTAAACCACaaggaaaaggccaaaagaaa caaaactgaaccCTATCGGTCCCCTGCCATGACTGGAGGATTATTTGCCATTGAACGAGAGTTATTCTTTGACATGGGTCTCTATGATCCAGTTCTCCAGATTTGGGGTGGTGAAAACTTTGAGATCTCATACAAGATATGGCAGTGCGGTGGCAAATTATTGTTTGTCCCTTGTTCTTGTGTGGGACACATCTACTGTCTTGAGGGCTGGCAAAGAAATCCTCCACCTGTTTATGCTGGGTCTTCTCCAACTCTGAAGAATTATGTTAGAGTTGTAGAGGTTTGGTGGGATGAATGCAAAGACTACTTCTATGCTAGTCGTCCTGAATCAAAGGTATTACCATATGGAGATATAGCTGAGCTAAAAAAATTTTGAGATCACAACTGCAGAAGTTTCAAATGGTTCATGGAAGAAATAGCTTATGATATCACCACACACTATCCTTTACCACCCAAAAATATTGCCTGGGGAGAGATCAGAGGCCTTGAAACTGCTTACTGCATTGATAGCATGGGGAAAAGAAACGGAGGTTTTGTTGAACTAGGACCCTGCCACAGGATGGAAGGGAACCAGCTTTTCAGAATCAATGAAGCTAATCAACTCATGCAGTATGACCAGTGCTTGACAAAGGGGTGTGGTGGATCCAAAGTTATGATTACACACTGCAATCTAAATGAATTTAAGGAATGGCAGTACTTCAAGAACCTGTACAGATTTACTCACATGCCCTCAGGAAAGTGCTTAGATCGCTCAGAGGTCCTACATCAAGCGTTCATCTCCAATTGTGACTCCAATAAAATGACTCAAAAGTGGGAAATGAATAACATCCATAGTGtttag